A window of Paenibacillus polygoni contains these coding sequences:
- a CDS encoding HAD family hydrolase, protein MIFFDLDETLFDFKAAEYLAVNDFFTQCVEQSKLNADDFYQLWCEVGKTHFDRFLRGELTFEQQKIERVQEIFHRSGVQLSDVHAQEYFQIYLNCFEENWKTFDDVIPALTALGNHRLGIITNGDSAQQRQKLEKIGIIDYFQVIVTAGDIGISKPNTEIFEYACRLAEENPADCYYVGDNMDSDIIPCEKIKMRGIWLNRKNKNKNHTRTINNMEELQNYFINESVTSKSGLV, encoded by the coding sequence ATGATATTCTTTGATTTAGACGAAACGTTATTTGATTTTAAGGCAGCGGAATACCTCGCTGTGAATGATTTTTTTACGCAATGTGTTGAACAGTCTAAACTAAATGCAGATGACTTTTATCAATTGTGGTGTGAAGTTGGTAAGACACATTTTGATCGATTCTTACGCGGAGAGCTTACCTTTGAACAGCAGAAAATAGAAAGAGTTCAAGAGATTTTTCATAGATCAGGAGTACAACTAAGTGATGTTCATGCTCAGGAATACTTCCAAATTTATTTGAATTGTTTTGAAGAGAACTGGAAGACGTTTGATGATGTTATACCTGCACTGACAGCGCTTGGTAACCACCGTTTAGGGATTATTACAAATGGAGATTCCGCTCAGCAGAGACAAAAACTAGAGAAGATCGGGATCATAGATTATTTTCAGGTGATCGTGACAGCAGGAGATATCGGGATATCAAAACCGAATACAGAAATCTTTGAGTATGCCTGTCGCCTTGCTGAGGAGAACCCTGCAGATTGTTATTACGTGGGAGACAATATGGATTCGGATATCATACCATGTGAGAAAATAAAGATGAGAGGCATCTGGCTTAATAGAAAAAATAAAAATAAAAATCATACTCGAACGATTAACAATATGGAGGAATTACAAAATTACTTTATAAATGAATCGGTAACATCAAAAAGCGGTTTAGTTTGA
- a CDS encoding DUF6241 domain-containing protein produces the protein MSTKKKITITILSVFIVITATLAVYYIVNYNSTQSIKEDVGAVKKTLKPGESLSVIGEIKTTDTDEEIDLAMALALKDDVYVMKSSVVRVMHDMTHQKVVASDKWNSIQMTPKRIEQIIKVIETKGTDWDLYDNMLKIAKKWQAGDFSEIDKDHNYFWKLENGNIGKAKGIMTPEEEAAFIEKYWGDKTK, from the coding sequence ATGTCTACTAAGAAAAAGATTACCATCACCATATTATCTGTATTTATAGTCATAACAGCCACCCTAGCTGTTTATTATATTGTTAATTACAATAGTACCCAATCCATAAAAGAAGATGTCGGAGCGGTCAAAAAGACACTGAAACCCGGCGAGTCATTAAGCGTGATCGGAGAAATAAAAACGACCGATACGGACGAAGAAATTGATTTAGCGATGGCTCTTGCCTTAAAAGATGATGTATATGTTATGAAATCCAGCGTGGTTCGGGTGATGCATGATATGACACATCAGAAAGTAGTTGCTTCGGATAAATGGAACTCGATTCAAATGACTCCTAAGCGGATTGAACAGATTATTAAAGTCATTGAAACCAAAGGAACCGATTGGGATTTGTACGACAATATGCTCAAGATTGCGAAGAAATGGCAAGCAGGAGATTTTTCGGAGATTGATAAAGATCATAATTATTTTTGGAAATTAGAGAATGGCAATATTGGAAAAGCGAAAGGGATCATGACACCAGAAGAGGAAGCTGCTTTTATAGAAAAATATTGGGGTGACAAAACCAAATAA
- a CDS encoding histidine phosphatase family protein — MTIIGLIRHGITDWNNEYRAQGLADIPLNAVGQRQAELLAQRLKNEDWDYIYSSNLSRALETAKIIGRIKNIDVKIDERLREMNCGLIEGTTEQDRVNKWGYSWSKLDLGIESNNDIISRGVECVKDLSERHPDKKVLVVSHGALIGLSLKKLIPHYDTSEHLHNTSVTILSKAEPRWDCKLYNCITHLGEGGCDSN; from the coding sequence TTGACCATCATCGGACTGATAAGACACGGAATTACAGATTGGAATAATGAATATAGAGCACAGGGCCTAGCAGATATACCTCTAAATGCAGTAGGACAAAGGCAAGCTGAATTACTAGCACAAAGATTGAAGAATGAGGACTGGGATTATATATATTCAAGTAACTTATCTAGAGCCCTTGAAACAGCAAAAATCATTGGGAGAATTAAAAATATCGATGTGAAGATTGATGAACGATTAAGAGAAATGAACTGTGGTCTGATCGAGGGAACAACGGAACAAGATCGAGTGAATAAGTGGGGATACAGCTGGTCCAAATTAGATCTTGGGATAGAATCGAATAATGACATTATCTCAAGGGGTGTGGAATGTGTTAAGGATCTTTCAGAAAGGCATCCTGACAAAAAAGTATTAGTCGTCAGTCACGGTGCGCTAATCGGTCTATCATTAAAGAAACTCATTCCGCATTATGATACATCAGAACATTTACACAACACCTCGGTAACCATTCTAAGTAAAGCGGAGCCACGTTGGGATTGTAAGTTGTATAACTGTATTACTCATCTCGGTGAGGGAGGGTGTGATTCTAATTAA
- a CDS encoding DUF4111 domain-containing protein → MAEEDKEFWAETPTDSDLACHLTLVRKKGICIYGKPINEVFPEVPEADFRSSICSGIDYAVSVLRSNPIYGILTLCRVLSYLETNEIFSKREAGLWALPKLPNHLTYIVIHAVEVYEGTRNEMIDINEDHLEEYSTLMKSHIDSAL, encoded by the coding sequence GTGGCTGAAGAAGATAAAGAATTTTGGGCAGAGACACCAACAGATTCGGATTTAGCATGTCACCTTACATTAGTAAGGAAGAAAGGGATATGCATTTATGGGAAGCCCATCAATGAAGTTTTTCCTGAAGTACCTGAAGCGGACTTTCGTTCTTCAATATGTAGTGGGATTGATTACGCTGTATCTGTTTTAAGGTCCAACCCGATTTATGGAATTCTTACACTTTGCAGAGTTTTGTCATATTTAGAGACGAACGAAATATTCTCAAAACGAGAGGCTGGTTTATGGGCACTTCCAAAGTTACCGAATCATCTAACCTACATTGTAATACATGCAGTCGAAGTGTATGAAGGTACAAGAAATGAGATGATTGATATCAATGAAGATCACTTGGAGGAATATAGCACACTCATGAAGAGCCATATTGACTCCGCTTTATGA
- a CDS encoding sensor histidine kinase: protein MSTPAQKTRAFMKFMVKNGILTVSMTLIIVLAIRAIEQKVDRRWVEDLPIFLFVLVITTLFFFMIYWQSHKLRSEQELFTNVFQHSPDGILVTDSELNVIRMNPTAKELLKMDQDPVTVNFCNHCSNYAGLNKLCSYHKCFITEPGTQYVEVQLTTTKGITKSMNASVSHYKDPMYGPLNIIRFQEVEKARQEEQNKIAKMITHSILSAQENERKRISRELHDGIGQSLYSILIQTEVMKSLLEEEKESVIDKPLDALQESIRNTIEDIRDLSVELRPSALDDMGLVAALRNYVRLYGQKFGIQVLLTIEGDSELLPSAHEIAFYRIIQEALTNAAKYSRTEVVEVKLKIEPRLAELLIRDYGVGFTVTSELRQGVGLYSMEERVNILQGEFDIKSSPNEGTVIEVKVPIDESSTF from the coding sequence ATGTCTACACCGGCTCAGAAGACGAGAGCTTTTATGAAATTTATGGTGAAAAACGGCATTCTCACGGTGAGTATGACGTTAATTATAGTCCTTGCCATTCGTGCCATTGAGCAGAAAGTAGATCGAAGGTGGGTAGAAGATCTGCCTATTTTTTTATTTGTGCTCGTGATTACGACGTTATTCTTCTTCATGATCTATTGGCAAAGTCATAAGCTTCGTTCTGAACAAGAATTGTTCACGAATGTTTTTCAGCATAGTCCTGATGGAATTCTGGTGACGGACAGTGAACTGAATGTCATCCGCATGAATCCGACAGCAAAAGAGCTTCTTAAGATGGATCAAGATCCTGTCACGGTTAATTTTTGTAATCATTGTTCCAATTATGCGGGACTGAATAAGCTTTGTTCCTATCATAAATGCTTTATCACAGAACCCGGAACACAATATGTGGAAGTTCAATTAACGACGACAAAAGGAATAACGAAATCGATGAATGCCAGTGTTTCGCATTATAAAGATCCGATGTATGGACCACTGAATATCATTCGGTTTCAGGAAGTGGAAAAAGCAAGACAGGAAGAACAAAACAAAATTGCGAAGATGATTACTCACTCTATCCTGTCTGCACAAGAAAATGAGCGAAAGCGAATTTCCCGTGAGCTGCATGATGGGATTGGACAGTCCCTGTATAGCATTCTCATTCAGACAGAAGTGATGAAGTCTTTATTAGAAGAGGAAAAGGAGTCTGTGATCGATAAGCCATTAGATGCCCTGCAGGAGTCAATTCGAAACACGATTGAGGATATTCGCGATTTATCTGTCGAGCTTAGACCTTCTGCACTTGATGATATGGGACTTGTGGCTGCACTTCGTAACTATGTCCGGCTGTATGGTCAGAAATTTGGCATTCAAGTGCTGCTCACCATTGAAGGGGATAGTGAGTTGTTACCGTCTGCTCATGAAATTGCATTTTACCGAATTATACAAGAAGCTCTTACTAATGCAGCTAAATATTCACGTACAGAAGTAGTTGAAGTAAAACTGAAAATTGAACCGAGACTAGCGGAGCTTCTGATTCGCGATTACGGCGTAGGATTTACGGTGACCTCTGAACTTCGTCAAGGAGTTGGTCTTTACAGTATGGAAGAGCGAGTGAATATTCTCCAAGGTGAATTTGATATTAAATCGAGTCCAAATGAAGGAACTGTGATTGAAGTGAAAGTGCCCATTGACGAATCAAGTACCTTTTAA
- a CDS encoding response regulator: MDIKVLIVDDHAVVRSGIRAVLDTKPGITVVGEASDGRSCIKKALELKPDIVLMDLSMPNGRDGLYTTSELLQSMPEVKVIILTMHNDEQYLFRALKSGASGYVLKSAPISELVTAIKQVQQGMVYLQPADTKKVIQAYLHGNAEDAVDRFETLTEREKEIFTLVAKGYTNKEVAELLTISVKTVENHKGNIMEKLKLSNRRELMEFAFKRGLLEFD, from the coding sequence ATGGATATAAAAGTACTAATAGTGGATGACCATGCGGTGGTTCGCAGCGGGATTCGGGCTGTGCTGGATACAAAGCCGGGAATAACGGTGGTAGGTGAAGCGTCAGATGGAAGATCGTGTATAAAAAAAGCGCTTGAGCTAAAACCTGATATTGTGCTCATGGATCTGAGTATGCCAAATGGACGAGATGGACTATATACGACTAGTGAGCTTTTGCAATCCATGCCAGAGGTAAAGGTAATTATCTTAACCATGCATAACGATGAACAGTATTTGTTCAGGGCACTGAAGTCAGGAGCATCCGGATATGTATTAAAATCGGCTCCCATTTCAGAACTCGTAACTGCGATCAAGCAGGTGCAGCAAGGGATGGTCTATTTACAGCCAGCGGATACGAAAAAAGTGATACAAGCTTATTTGCACGGAAACGCAGAGGATGCTGTAGACCGATTTGAAACGTTAACAGAGCGGGAAAAAGAAATATTTACGCTAGTCGCTAAAGGTTATACCAATAAAGAAGTCGCGGAACTCCTTACAATCAGCGTGAAAACGGTGGAGAATCATAAAGGAAATATCATGGAAAAACTGAAACTGAGTAACCGCCGTGAGCTCATGGAATTCGCCTTTAAAAGGGGGTTGCTCGAATTTGACTGA
- a CDS encoding nitrate/nitrite transporter: MKPPKAILPLQTLSLVLGFAVWGILSSLIVFIKDGIPLTAGQLSLVTAVPVVLGSILRIPFGFWTNKYGARNMFLVSFLVLLIPVFYISRADSFIDLIIGGLFLGISGATFSVGVTSLPKYYPKEKHGLVNGIYGLGNLGSALSTFFAPVLAEQFGWRATVQIYMIVLAVFVLANFFLGDRKEAKLNTSLKDQIKGVYKNEKLWLLCFFYFITFGAFVAFTVFLPNHLVNTFGISKVDAGLRAAGFITLATFMRTTGGWLGDKFNPFKILLFVFAGLTIGGVILAFSPGLSLFTVGCLLIGLCAGIGNGTIFKLVPLYFAKQSGIANGLISALGGLGGFFPPLMLSSLFAITGHYAIGFMALAMVSLCSILLVLYMYWQDRMKLAEKIVNTTSQAVLVTNSKGIIQTINPAFTEITGYTTEEAIGKTPGFLKSGKHDGSFYDLMWKQIKEKKSWSGNIWNKKKNGNLYLQYLTINGIQNDVGEINYYVGVFSEVDPKEVQNASLKVDRNTKQK, encoded by the coding sequence ATGAAACCACCTAAAGCAATACTTCCCTTACAAACCCTAAGTTTGGTCTTAGGTTTTGCGGTTTGGGGTATTTTATCATCATTAATCGTATTTATTAAGGACGGAATTCCATTAACGGCAGGACAATTGTCTCTTGTTACCGCAGTACCTGTCGTACTTGGTTCGATCTTGCGAATTCCATTTGGTTTTTGGACGAACAAATACGGAGCTCGCAATATGTTTTTGGTCAGCTTCCTTGTACTGCTGATCCCGGTATTTTACATTAGCCGAGCAGATAGTTTCATTGATTTAATTATTGGAGGTTTGTTCCTGGGGATCTCGGGTGCAACATTCTCTGTCGGTGTTACTTCACTGCCTAAATACTATCCAAAAGAAAAACATGGTCTCGTTAATGGTATTTATGGACTTGGTAACTTAGGGTCCGCACTTAGTACATTCTTCGCACCGGTGCTTGCAGAGCAATTTGGATGGCGTGCTACCGTGCAAATTTATATGATTGTCCTTGCTGTCTTTGTCCTTGCTAACTTCTTCCTTGGTGATCGAAAAGAAGCAAAATTGAATACTTCACTGAAAGACCAAATTAAAGGTGTATATAAGAATGAAAAGTTATGGTTATTATGCTTCTTCTACTTTATTACCTTTGGTGCTTTCGTTGCTTTCACTGTATTCTTGCCGAATCATCTCGTGAATACTTTTGGAATCAGTAAAGTGGATGCTGGACTGCGCGCAGCTGGATTCATTACACTCGCAACATTTATGCGTACAACAGGAGGATGGCTTGGTGACAAATTCAATCCATTCAAAATCTTGCTGTTCGTGTTCGCTGGTCTAACAATCGGCGGTGTAATTCTTGCGTTCTCTCCAGGACTTTCACTCTTTACCGTAGGATGCTTGCTCATCGGACTATGTGCAGGGATTGGTAATGGTACGATTTTCAAATTGGTACCTCTTTATTTTGCAAAACAATCGGGTATTGCAAATGGTCTGATCTCAGCTCTAGGGGGACTCGGTGGTTTCTTCCCGCCGCTAATGCTTTCCTCTCTATTTGCAATTACAGGTCACTACGCGATCGGGTTCATGGCCTTGGCGATGGTTTCCTTGTGCAGTATCCTTCTCGTACTATATATGTACTGGCAAGATCGTATGAAACTTGCTGAGAAAATCGTGAACACGACGTCGCAGGCTGTACTTGTGACGAACTCTAAAGGAATCATTCAGACTATTAACCCGGCCTTTACGGAGATTACGGGTTATACTACTGAGGAGGCTATCGGTAAAACTCCTGGATTCTTGAAATCTGGTAAACATGATGGTTCCTTCTATGATTTGATGTGGAAGCAGATTAAAGAGAAGAAATCCTGGTCAGGCAACATTTGGAACAAGAAAAAGAACGGAAATCTATATCTGCAGTATTTAACGATTAACGGCATTCAAAATGATGTTGGAGAAATTAACTATTATGTAGGTGTATTTAGTGAAGTAGATCCGAAAGAGGTTCAAAATGCTTCGCTTAAGGTAGATCGTAATACAAAACAAAAATAA
- the mobB gene encoding molybdopterin-guanine dinucleotide biosynthesis protein B, whose amino-acid sequence MLSGMNQEEEALNLGSLPVLQVIGYKNSGKTTLCCKLISALSAKGVRVGSAKRDAHTFELDDAGTDSSKHLASGAVETVLTSQTATRMMRGSETSLDQIAEHMKGRVDLLLAEGFKTAPYPKIALLRDHNDMESLLRQASNIKLFLSWQDSLVFEGIQWQRDNGYAEIPIIFMNNETNVIQHSISLALSLLSE is encoded by the coding sequence ATGTTATCAGGAATGAATCAAGAAGAAGAGGCGTTAAACCTAGGCAGTCTGCCTGTACTGCAGGTGATTGGCTATAAGAACAGCGGAAAAACAACCTTATGCTGCAAGTTAATTTCCGCATTATCGGCAAAAGGAGTTCGTGTTGGTTCAGCTAAACGTGATGCACATACATTTGAGCTGGACGATGCGGGTACAGATAGTTCCAAACATCTGGCCAGCGGCGCAGTAGAAACCGTACTTACATCGCAGACAGCGACTCGCATGATGCGAGGATCGGAGACATCTTTAGATCAAATTGCAGAGCACATGAAGGGGAGAGTAGACCTTTTGCTTGCAGAAGGGTTCAAAACAGCTCCTTATCCAAAAATTGCACTGCTTCGTGATCACAATGATATGGAAAGTTTGCTGAGACAAGCTTCTAATATCAAGTTATTCCTTAGCTGGCAGGATTCTCTCGTCTTCGAAGGAATTCAGTGGCAGCGAGATAACGGCTATGCAGAGATACCGATCATTTTCATGAATAACGAAACGAATGTGATTCAGCACTCTATTTCCCTCGCATTATCTCTTCTATCCGAGTAA
- a CDS encoding nitrate reductase subunit alpha, with protein MNKTNPLLQRLKFFRKREKNSEGWSEVTLADRSSEEMYRNRWQHDKVVRSTHGVNCTGSCSWKIFVKDGIVTWETQQTDYPTTGPDMPEFEPRGCPRGASFSWYLYSPLRVKYPYIRGKLLELWREAKREHKDPVKAWNSIVADKNKKLTYKSARGKGGMVRASWDEVSEIISASMLHTIKQNGPDRIIGFSPIPAMSMVSYAAGSRFLSLVGSPLLSFYDWYADLPPASPQIWGDQTDVPESSDWYNSSYLLVWGSNLPMTRTPDAHFMTEARYRGTKVVSISPDYAEFVRFADKWLPAKQGTDGALAMAMGHVILNEFYVKQSTPYFNEYSKKYTDFPFLVMLDEKDGAFTANRFLTAKDLGVDTNNAEWKTVLIDENSGELRIPNGTIGSRWGEEGKWNLEMVDTLTGEEISPQLGLGTTADGELTIKFPYFDDEGNTVVTRNIPYRTITNSNGETYRVTSVFDLMLAHYGVDAVNGSNYDDANTVYSPAWQEQITGVDRESVIQIAREFAQNAVDSKGRSMIIVGAGINHWYNSDTIYRSVLNLVLMTGCQGVNGGGWAHYVGQEKLRPAEGWANVAFARDWTMPPRQQNGTSFFYFATNQWRFESNPVDGHTSALVDGARYSHYADYNVMAARLGWLPSYPQFNRNSIEVAKEASEQGHNTPEDVANYVAKQLKDRKMQFAIEDPDAEVNHPKVMFVWRANLISSSGKGHEYFLKYLLGAHNGLLNDDSETIRPKEIKWHDNAAEGKLDLMVDIDFRMSGTAVYSDIVLPAATWYEKSDLSSTDMHPFIHPFNPAVAPLWESKSDWETFKTIAKTFSEMAESQFTEPQRDVVAVPLQHDTPDELSQPFGRILDWSKGEIDAIPGKTMPKFVVVERDYASVYKKMTALGPNIKDKPYGIKGINWSAAEEYELMKKVNGVVEEPGISEGCPKLVTDRHMAEAILSLSTTSNGKMAVRAWESLEQKTALKLKDLAEDRMEERFTFNEITTQPKTVITSPAFSGSEQHGRRYSPFTTNVERLIPYRTLTGRQHYFLDHEMLTEFGENMAIYKPTMKHAPFHTNKKRPATKGKEIVLNFMTPHSKWSIHSMYFDSLPMLTLFRGGPTIWVNKDDAADADIKDNDWIECFNQNGAVVARAVVTHRMPRGMAYMHHAQDRTINVPATDVTTTRGGTHNSPTRIHVKPTHMIGGYAQLSYGFNYYGPTGNQRDLYVVIRKLEEVNWLED; from the coding sequence ATGAATAAAACCAATCCTCTACTACAAAGATTAAAATTTTTCCGTAAGCGCGAAAAGAACTCGGAAGGATGGAGTGAAGTTACTCTTGCCGACCGTTCTTCTGAAGAAATGTATCGGAATCGTTGGCAACATGACAAAGTGGTACGTTCAACACATGGCGTCAACTGTACAGGTTCTTGCAGCTGGAAAATTTTTGTTAAAGATGGCATTGTTACTTGGGAAACACAGCAAACTGATTATCCTACGACTGGGCCGGATATGCCGGAATTTGAACCTCGCGGTTGCCCGCGTGGAGCAAGCTTTTCTTGGTATCTCTATAGTCCGCTGCGTGTGAAATATCCATACATTCGCGGTAAATTGCTTGAACTATGGAGAGAAGCGAAACGTGAGCATAAGGATCCTGTGAAAGCATGGAATTCGATTGTTGCAGATAAGAACAAAAAATTAACATATAAATCAGCACGGGGTAAAGGTGGAATGGTCCGCGCATCCTGGGATGAAGTATCCGAGATCATCTCTGCTTCCATGCTGCACACAATTAAGCAGAACGGACCAGACCGCATCATTGGATTCTCTCCAATCCCTGCGATGTCCATGGTAAGTTATGCAGCAGGATCTCGTTTCCTTTCTCTTGTGGGATCTCCGCTGCTTAGTTTCTATGACTGGTATGCAGATTTGCCTCCGGCATCACCGCAAATTTGGGGGGATCAAACGGATGTTCCAGAAAGTAGTGACTGGTACAATTCCAGCTACTTGCTAGTATGGGGTTCAAACCTGCCGATGACGAGAACACCGGATGCTCACTTCATGACAGAAGCACGGTACCGTGGAACGAAAGTGGTATCCATTAGTCCGGACTACGCGGAATTTGTAAGATTCGCAGATAAGTGGCTCCCAGCAAAACAAGGGACGGACGGAGCACTAGCGATGGCAATGGGCCACGTTATTTTAAATGAATTCTATGTGAAACAAAGCACACCTTATTTCAATGAATATTCTAAAAAATATACGGATTTCCCATTCCTCGTTATGTTGGATGAGAAAGACGGCGCCTTTACGGCAAATCGCTTCCTGACTGCTAAAGATCTTGGTGTGGATACCAATAATGCAGAGTGGAAAACCGTATTGATCGATGAGAATTCAGGCGAGCTTCGCATCCCGAACGGAACCATCGGTTCACGCTGGGGAGAAGAAGGAAAATGGAACCTCGAAATGGTGGATACCCTTACTGGGGAAGAAATTTCTCCACAGCTTGGACTTGGTACAACAGCGGACGGTGAACTGACTATTAAGTTCCCTTACTTTGACGACGAAGGAAATACCGTTGTTACTCGTAACATTCCATACCGTACGATCACGAATTCAAATGGGGAAACGTACCGAGTAACTAGCGTATTTGATCTTATGCTTGCCCACTACGGTGTTGATGCCGTAAACGGAAGCAATTACGATGATGCGAACACGGTATATTCACCTGCATGGCAAGAACAGATTACAGGCGTAGATCGTGAATCTGTCATTCAGATTGCACGTGAATTTGCTCAGAATGCAGTGGATAGTAAAGGTCGTTCCATGATTATCGTGGGTGCCGGTATTAACCACTGGTACAACTCCGATACCATCTACCGCAGTGTACTGAACCTTGTATTAATGACAGGCTGCCAAGGTGTGAATGGCGGAGGCTGGGCGCACTATGTTGGACAAGAAAAACTTCGTCCTGCAGAAGGCTGGGCTAATGTTGCGTTTGCACGTGACTGGACGATGCCGCCGCGTCAGCAAAATGGTACATCTTTCTTCTATTTTGCTACGAATCAGTGGAGATTTGAATCAAATCCAGTAGATGGACATACATCTGCTTTGGTAGATGGAGCACGTTATTCTCACTATGCGGATTACAACGTCATGGCTGCTCGTCTAGGATGGCTGCCTTCGTATCCGCAATTTAATAGAAACTCGATTGAAGTTGCGAAAGAAGCTTCCGAGCAAGGTCACAATACACCGGAAGACGTAGCAAATTATGTTGCTAAGCAGCTGAAAGATCGTAAAATGCAGTTTGCAATTGAAGATCCAGATGCGGAAGTAAACCATCCAAAAGTCATGTTTGTATGGCGTGCGAACTTGATCTCAAGTTCTGGTAAAGGTCATGAGTACTTCCTGAAATATTTACTTGGAGCACACAACGGACTGCTGAATGATGATTCCGAAACGATTCGTCCGAAGGAAATCAAATGGCATGACAACGCAGCGGAAGGCAAACTTGACTTAATGGTAGACATCGATTTCCGCATGTCCGGAACAGCGGTTTATTCCGATATCGTGCTTCCTGCAGCGACTTGGTATGAGAAGAGCGACCTGTCTTCTACAGATATGCATCCGTTCATCCACCCATTTAACCCGGCTGTAGCGCCGCTATGGGAATCCAAATCTGACTGGGAGACATTTAAGACGATTGCCAAAACATTCTCTGAAATGGCAGAAAGCCAGTTCACAGAACCGCAGCGTGATGTGGTAGCAGTTCCGCTTCAGCATGATACACCAGATGAATTGTCTCAGCCTTTCGGCCGAATTTTGGATTGGAGTAAAGGTGAGATTGACGCAATTCCAGGCAAAACCATGCCGAAGTTTGTAGTTGTAGAACGTGATTATGCTTCTGTGTATAAGAAAATGACAGCACTTGGACCTAACATCAAAGATAAACCTTATGGTATTAAGGGCATTAACTGGTCTGCAGCAGAAGAATATGAACTCATGAAAAAAGTGAATGGCGTAGTGGAGGAACCTGGTATTAGCGAAGGATGTCCGAAACTCGTAACAGACCGTCACATGGCGGAAGCGATCCTGTCCTTGTCCACGACAAGTAACGGTAAGATGGCGGTTAGAGCTTGGGAATCCCTCGAGCAAAAAACAGCACTTAAACTGAAAGATCTGGCGGAAGACCGGATGGAAGAACGATTCACTTTCAACGAGATTACAACACAGCCAAAAACCGTAATCACTTCACCTGCTTTCAGTGGTTCTGAACAACATGGTCGTCGTTATTCACCATTTACAACCAATGTAGAGCGCCTGATTCCTTATCGTACGCTTACAGGTCGTCAGCATTACTTCCTTGATCATGAAATGTTGACGGAGTTCGGTGAAAACATGGCGATTTATAAACCGACGATGAAACATGCACCTTTCCATACCAATAAAAAACGTCCAGCGACGAAAGGGAAAGAGATTGTACTGAACTTCATGACACCGCATAGTAAGTGGTCGATTCACAGTATGTATTTTGACTCTCTGCCAATGCTCACCTTGTTCCGCGGAGGACCAACGATTTGGGTCAATAAGGACGATGCAGCAGATGCAGATATTAAAGATAACGACTGGATTGAGTGCTTCAACCAAAATGGTGCGGTCGTTGCTCGTGCCGTTGTTACGCACCGTATGCCTCGCGGAATGGCTTACATGCACCATGCGCAGGACCGCACAATTAACGTGCCTGCAACCGATGTGACGACAACACGCGGTGGTACACACAACAGTCCGACACGGATTCACGTGAAACCAACGCACATGATTGGCGGCTATGCCCAACTGAGCTACGGATTTAACTACTATGGACCTACAGGAAACCAACGGGATCTGTATGTTGTGATCCGCAAACTTGAGGAGGTGAACTGGCTTGAAGATTAA